The Solanum lycopersicum chromosome 6, SLM_r2.1 genome has a window encoding:
- the LOC109120536 gene encoding uncharacterized protein, whose translation MSEDKRENGQNKKQKMKSAVQEEEEYKPIMQELFSQTNTNFMIPIFLDTIESANRSTDLFPLQNKYIEQGEEIPSSVAVEANQSSKVLLSKRKRSNLETVEELPKGSMEEDSENDFDSINLLIRLVETCLELNSEDDMEM comes from the exons ATGTCTGAAGATAAACGCGAAAATGGccaaaataagaaacaaaagatGAAGTCTGCagtacaagaagaagaagagtataAACCAATTATGCAAGAATTATTTTCTCAAACGAACACGAACTTCATGATCCCTATATTCCTG GATACAATTGAATCTGCTAATCGAAGCACGGATCTTTTTCCTCTCCAGAACAAATATATTGAGCAAGG TGAAGAAATTCCGTCATCTGTAGCTGTGGAAGCGAATCAAAGTTCCAAAGTATTATTGTCAAAAAGGAAAAGGTCTAACCTTGAAACTGTTGAAGAATTGCCAAAAGGATCAATGGAGGAGGATAGTGAAAACGATTTTGATTCGATAAATTTGCTGATTAGACTGGTGGAGACATGCCTTGAACTGAACTCTGAAGATGATATGGAAATGTAA
- the LOC101251692 gene encoding wound-induced basic protein, whose product MIYDVNSPLFRSFLSQKGGASDKRKTEEQKPKEQRPKASENKPVMNE is encoded by the exons ATGATTTACGACGTGAATTCGCCGCTTTTCCGATCCTTCCTCAGCCAGAAGGGAGGCGCATCTGACAAGAG GAAAACCGAAGAGCAGAAGCCCAAGGAACAGAGGCCAAAAGCAAGTGAAAACAAACCTGTTATGAATGAGTGA
- the LOC101250901 gene encoding transcriptional activator FHA1 translates to MGSSSGSDVEAGFAKLQGEDFEYYMQTYSIILGRNSKKSTVDVDLSSLGGGMNISRHHARIFYDFQRRRFALEVLGKNGCSVEGVLHLPGTPPIKLDSQDLLQIGDKEFYFLLPIRSILGGSRGQHVNANYPVAGPAAIAHHHHQQQHLSPSPVANVGAGYGGAVNKGLFRGREYYEEEYDDDDDDGGSVGKKMRRGEGPEGGGYGYGSCGSSGKASISGQLDKKIDGRFRADRDADNQQLLLLEEKDVVSSVANVLSDLCGPGDWMPMEKLHAELVEHYGDTWHHSRVRRYLTSEDYPSPEAKTKPWYGLLVLLRKYPEHFVINTRSKGRVTLEFVCLVSLLS, encoded by the exons ATGGGAAGCAGCAGCGGTAGCGATGTAGAAGCGGGATTCGCGAAGCTACAAGGTGAAGATTTCGAGTATTACATGCAAACTTACTCCATAATCCTTGGCCGGAATTCCAAAAAATCAACGGTAGATGTCGACTTATCATCTCTCGGTGGCGGAATGAACATCTCCCGCCACCATGCTCGCATCTTCTACGACTTCCAACGACGTCGTTTTGCCCTCGAAGTACTGGGCAAAAACGGGTGTTCAGTTGAAGGTGTTCTTCACCTTCCCGGTACCCCACCCATCAAGCTAGATTCTCAAGACCTTCTTCAGATCGGAGATAAAGAGTTCTATTTCCTCCTTCCAATTCGTAGCATCCTTGGTGGGTCCAGGGGACAACATGTCAATGCGAATTATCCAGTGGCGGGTCCTGCCGCCATTGCCCATCATCACCACCAGCAGCAGCATTTGTCACCGTCTCCTGTTGCGAATGTAGGTGCGGGATATGGTGGGGCAGTGAACAAGGGCTTATTCAGAGGGAGAGAGTATTACGAGGAGGAatatgatgacgacgatgatgatggtGGTTCAGTAGGTAAGAAGATGAGGAGGGGTGAAGGTCCTGAGGGTGGCGGCTATGGGTATGGTTCGTGTGGTTCCAGTGGGAAGGCTTCGATTTCTGGGCAATTAG ATAAGAAGATAGATGGAAGATTTCGAGCTGACAGAGATGCTGACAATCAGCAGCTCTTGCTGTTAGAAGAAAAGGATGTTGTATCATCTGTAGCTAATGTGCTTTCTGATCTCTGTGGTCCAGGAGACTGGATGCCAATGGAGAAGCTTCATGCTGAG TTGGTCGAACACTATGGCGATACCTGGCACCATAGTCGAGTGAGGAGGTACCTAACATCAGAGGATTATCCCAGCCCAGAAGCCAAAACAAAGCCATGGTATGGATTGCTGGTGCTGTTGAGGAAGTATCCTGAGCATTTTGTCATCAATACGCGATCCAAGGGACGAGTGACTTTGGAGTTCGTTTGTCTTGTCTCACTACTTTCGTGA
- the LOC101251196 gene encoding DNA-directed RNA polymerases I, II, and III subunit RPABC5 has translation MIIPVRCFTCGKVIGNKWDEYLDLLQADYAEGDALDALNLVRYCCRRMLMTHVDLIEKLLNYNTLEKSEGS, from the exons ATGATCATTCCAGTGCGCTGTTTCACCTGCGGGAag GTTATTGGCAACAAATGGGATGAATACCTTGATCTTCTCCAAGCTGATTACGCCGAAGG GGATGCACTTGATGCACTGAATTTGGTTAGATATTGCTGTCGTAGAATGCTTATGACTCATGTTGATCTCATTGAGAAGCTTCTCAACTACAACA CACTGGAGAAATCTGAGGGAAGTTGA
- the LOC101250609 gene encoding uncharacterized protein isoform X1: MVGLVDSWCFCYGGGKSEKIKATIFTSKGSAMAHIASTGTGFLIHRNLLLTTHVILPSVAAAEAAEIRLQNGVVACLFPHRFFITSSILDLTIVGLDVMDGDTNAHVQLTHYLKTCSKPNLELGNAVYLLGYSEKKELTVGEGKVVIATDNLIKLSTDGITWRPGSAGFDVHGNLAFMVCDPMKLATSPNSKSSSTSPSPLSSWKDSPMQFGIPIPIICDWLNQHWEGSLDDLNKPKLPLIRLMSTGQRSEHSCASFTMRRVFKSTEAENDATPSSSNGLPQPREEPGPSCSAVATNLEEEAVITHVQGIPTPEIFESRRLTSTPVGKNESTQIQLLDINFPPRILIKAAGSPQHVRKTLSNSDDDCIGKAREENSSDIGQPSPVPDAEVASTRSVNGAQSEVESSCCLIEVLEAQNEYSSDGETTMYSAETAESRNYPSPKGGRFHQVGRSQSCVNYNRWGPVSKNSAARRANQEQKRNIMQGRKVHSQGTTSHRSNDYYSPTVSSIMKKRNNMEAQIRPPRLSAGNSSPRWMF, encoded by the exons ATGGTGGGTTTGGTTGATTCTTGGTGTTTCTGTTATGGGGGTGGCAAGTCTGAGAAAATAAAAGCTACCATTTTTACAAGCAAAGGTTCTGCTATGGCACATATAGCTTCGACTGGCACTGGTTTCTTGATCCACCGGAATTTGCTGCTTACTACCCATGTAATACTTCCTTCTGTGGCTGCAGCTGAAGCTGCTGAGATCCGTCTTCAAAACGGTGTTGTTGCTTGCCTTTTTCCACACAG GTTTTTTATTACCAGCTCCATACTAGATCTGACTATAGTGGGTCTTGATGTCATGGATGGAGACACAAATGCACATGTTCAGCTAACTCACTACCTGAAAACTTGTTCTAAACCTAATCTTGAGCTGGGTAATGCCGTTTACCTGTTAGGTTATAGCGAGAAAAAGGAGTTGACAGTTGGCGAAGGAAAAGTGGTAATAGCCACTGACAACCTTATAAAGCTGTCAACTGATGGAATAACTTGGAGGCCGGGTTCTGCTGGTTTTGATGTTCATGGCAATCTAGCCTTCATGGTATGTGATCCAATGAAGCTAGCAACATCTCCTAACTCAAAATCCTCATCAACTTCGCCATCTCCATTATCATCATGGAAAGACAGTCCCATGCAATTTGGTATACCCATCCCTATCATATGCGACTGGTTGAACCAACACTGGGAAGGAAGCCTCGATGACCTCAACAAACCAAAGTTGCCACTGATTCGGCTGATGTCTACTGGTCAAAGAAGTGAGCATTCTTGTGCATCCTTCACAATGCGGCGTGTTTTTAAGTCAACTGAAGCTGAAAATGATGCCACACCATCATCTTCGAACGGATTGCCCCAACCTAGAGAAGAACCTGGACCAAGTTGTTCTGCTGTTGCCACTAATTTGGAAGAGGAAGCAGTAATTACTCATGTCCAGGGAATTCCAACTCCTGAAATTTTTGAGTCGCGGAGATTAACTTCAACACCAGTTGGGAAGAACGAGAGTACACAAATCCAGCTTTTGGATATTAACTTTCCACCAAGGATTCTCATCAAAGCTGCTGGATCACCGCAGCACGTCAGAAAGACCCTATCCAACTCTGATGATGATTGCATCGGTAAGGCAAGAGAAGAAAATTCTAGTGACATTGGCCAGCCAAGCCCTGTGCCAGACGCTGAAGTTGCGTCTACCAGATCTGTTAATGGGGCCCAGAGTGAGGTTGAATCAAGTTGCTGTCTCATAGAGGTTTTGGAAGCTCAAAATGAATACAGCAGTGATGGAGAGACGACAATGTACTCTGCGGAAACTGCTGAAAGCAGAAACTATCCAAGTCCTAAAGGAGGAAGGTTTCATCAAGTAGGAAGAAGCCAAAGTTGTGTTAACTACAATAGATGGGGGCCGGTTTCAAAAAACTCAGCAGCTCGTAGGGCTAACCAAGAACAGAAGAGGAACATTATGCAAGGAAGAAAGGTACACTCCCAAGGTACAACTTCACATAGGAGTAATGACTATTACAGCCCGACAGTATCTTCAATCATGAAGAAACGGAACAACATGGAGGCACAAATCAGACCACCACGTCTAAGTGCTGGAAACTCATCACCAAGATGGATGTTCTGA
- the LOC101250609 gene encoding uncharacterized protein isoform X2 yields MDGDTNAHVQLTHYLKTCSKPNLELGNAVYLLGYSEKKELTVGEGKVVIATDNLIKLSTDGITWRPGSAGFDVHGNLAFMVCDPMKLATSPNSKSSSTSPSPLSSWKDSPMQFGIPIPIICDWLNQHWEGSLDDLNKPKLPLIRLMSTGQRSEHSCASFTMRRVFKSTEAENDATPSSSNGLPQPREEPGPSCSAVATNLEEEAVITHVQGIPTPEIFESRRLTSTPVGKNESTQIQLLDINFPPRILIKAAGSPQHVRKTLSNSDDDCIGKAREENSSDIGQPSPVPDAEVASTRSVNGAQSEVESSCCLIEVLEAQNEYSSDGETTMYSAETAESRNYPSPKGGRFHQVGRSQSCVNYNRWGPVSKNSAARRANQEQKRNIMQGRKVHSQGTTSHRSNDYYSPTVSSIMKKRNNMEAQIRPPRLSAGNSSPRWMF; encoded by the coding sequence ATGGATGGAGACACAAATGCACATGTTCAGCTAACTCACTACCTGAAAACTTGTTCTAAACCTAATCTTGAGCTGGGTAATGCCGTTTACCTGTTAGGTTATAGCGAGAAAAAGGAGTTGACAGTTGGCGAAGGAAAAGTGGTAATAGCCACTGACAACCTTATAAAGCTGTCAACTGATGGAATAACTTGGAGGCCGGGTTCTGCTGGTTTTGATGTTCATGGCAATCTAGCCTTCATGGTATGTGATCCAATGAAGCTAGCAACATCTCCTAACTCAAAATCCTCATCAACTTCGCCATCTCCATTATCATCATGGAAAGACAGTCCCATGCAATTTGGTATACCCATCCCTATCATATGCGACTGGTTGAACCAACACTGGGAAGGAAGCCTCGATGACCTCAACAAACCAAAGTTGCCACTGATTCGGCTGATGTCTACTGGTCAAAGAAGTGAGCATTCTTGTGCATCCTTCACAATGCGGCGTGTTTTTAAGTCAACTGAAGCTGAAAATGATGCCACACCATCATCTTCGAACGGATTGCCCCAACCTAGAGAAGAACCTGGACCAAGTTGTTCTGCTGTTGCCACTAATTTGGAAGAGGAAGCAGTAATTACTCATGTCCAGGGAATTCCAACTCCTGAAATTTTTGAGTCGCGGAGATTAACTTCAACACCAGTTGGGAAGAACGAGAGTACACAAATCCAGCTTTTGGATATTAACTTTCCACCAAGGATTCTCATCAAAGCTGCTGGATCACCGCAGCACGTCAGAAAGACCCTATCCAACTCTGATGATGATTGCATCGGTAAGGCAAGAGAAGAAAATTCTAGTGACATTGGCCAGCCAAGCCCTGTGCCAGACGCTGAAGTTGCGTCTACCAGATCTGTTAATGGGGCCCAGAGTGAGGTTGAATCAAGTTGCTGTCTCATAGAGGTTTTGGAAGCTCAAAATGAATACAGCAGTGATGGAGAGACGACAATGTACTCTGCGGAAACTGCTGAAAGCAGAAACTATCCAAGTCCTAAAGGAGGAAGGTTTCATCAAGTAGGAAGAAGCCAAAGTTGTGTTAACTACAATAGATGGGGGCCGGTTTCAAAAAACTCAGCAGCTCGTAGGGCTAACCAAGAACAGAAGAGGAACATTATGCAAGGAAGAAAGGTACACTCCCAAGGTACAACTTCACATAGGAGTAATGACTATTACAGCCCGACAGTATCTTCAATCATGAAGAAACGGAACAACATGGAGGCACAAATCAGACCACCACGTCTAAGTGCTGGAAACTCATCACCAAGATGGATGTTCTGA
- the LOC101249278 gene encoding oleoyl-acyl carrier protein thioesterase, chloroplastic: MLCRGTFQAGNVAIGDHNECYKRFFNSVSIGCRKSFVSSCSVGARSGPVLAVATNETTKTKQMAYEPSLADRLRLGTMSEDGMSYKEKFIVRCYEVGINKTVTVETIANLLQEVGCNHAQSVGFSTDGFATTHSMRKLHLIWVTARMYIEIYKYPAWSDVVEIETWCQSEGRIGTRRDWILKDCATGEVIGRATSKWLMMNQDTRRLQKVTDEVRDELELYFPKELRLAFPEENNGSLKKIAKLEDPAEYSKLGMVPRRADLDMNQHVNNVTYIGWVLESIPQEIIDTHELETITIDYRRECQHDDVVDSLTSVEPIEDADALESHGSNGSATAPKDVNKSFLHLLRLSSDGLEINRCRTEWRKKSART; encoded by the exons ATGTTGTGTAGAGGGACGTTTCAAGCTGGCAATGTTGCCATTGGAGATCATAATGAGTGTTACAAGAGATTTTTCAATTCAGTTTCAATTGGGTGTAGAAAATCGTTTGTTTCATCTTGTTCGGTTGGGGCAAGGTCTGGTCCGGTGCTGGCGGTAGCTACTAATGAGACGACTAAGACTAAGCAGATGGCGTATGAGCCAAGTCTTGCGGATCGATTGAGATTGGGGACTATGTCGGAGGATGGAATGTCGTATAAGGAGAAGTTTATTGTTAGGTGCTATGAGGTTGGGATTAACAAAACTGTAACTGTTGAAACTATCGCCAATCTCTTGCAG GAGGTTGGATGCAACCATGCTCAAAGTGTTGGATTTTCAACGGATGGATTTGCAACTACCCATAGCATGAGAAAATTACATCTTATATGGGTTACTGCTCGCATGTACATTGAGATCTATAAGTACCCTGCTTG GAGTGATGTTGTTGAAATAGAGACTTGGTGCCAAAGTGAAGGCAGGATTGGGACTAGACGCGATTGGATTCTCAAAGACTGCGCTACTGGTGAAGTCATTGGAAGAGCAACCAG CAAGTGGCTCATGATGAACCAGGACACAAGACGGCTTCAAAAGGTCACTGATGAAGTTCGTGATGAGCTGGAGCTCTATTTTCCAAAAGAACTGAG GTTAGCTTTTCCTGAGGAGAATAATGGCAGCCTAAAGAAAATAGCAAAACTTGAAGATCCCGCTGAGTATTCGAAGCTAGGAATGGTG CCACGAAGAGCTGATCTGGACATGAATCAGCACGTAAACAATGTCACTTACATTGGATGGGTTCTTGAG AGTATTCCTCAAGAAATCATTGATACACATGAACTGGAAACAATTACTATAGATTATAGGCGTGAATGTCAGCATGATGATGTTGTCGATTCCCTTACAAGCGTTGAGCCTATTGAGGATGCTGATGCCTTAGAGAGTCACGGGTCTAATGGATCTGCTACTGCTCCAAAGGATGTAAACAAGAGCTTCTTGCATTTGTTGAGATTATCAAGCGATGGACTTGAAATAAATAGGTGTCGAACTGAATGGAGAAAGAAGTCTGCTAGGACATAA